One genomic region from Bacillus rossius redtenbacheri isolate Brsri chromosome 6, Brsri_v3, whole genome shotgun sequence encodes:
- the LOC134532681 gene encoding uncharacterized protein LOC134532681 produces the protein MEHQLRVGGHSGESEQPSLNRRRRSIDNNADEHPHNLQSIMERYELPCAQYASRDDSFPSKLGDLCELLSFARSTKYNVGQESVGNGHIAATVTNDSVTQKHADLPAINHENEINSVQRLSKNKQLDEESKIVTSDEVKLEDRSGGEDEDILLQTISSRMFGHKRSRKTYSALLSLFDIPLSSSVTFNKGKIVMKDDPEIKITQNIDNTQKSIGTDVEVLGVPFGLEAFVEKEIVTASEHPKTSHNVSSQMSAQPLQPRSSTSSADRQSLQNLNKDNETLERKVRSVFSRIKGHLTNDHREKHYHANLGFIEVGLGKHVNQTNTYQEFGTADGPELGAVMGSDGSDLNPYPYPDPKPNDQPTVDTLCLTCKVTQFSKDSSQRSLNTLQPRSNTSLAESNFLQNLTKDNETLERKVRSVFSHIKGHLTNNHREKHYHANLGFIEAGLGKEVNHTKTYREFQTVHMPEVDAPLRSDDDLDLGYPSPYPYDQ, from the exons ATGGAACACCAACTGAGGGTCGGCGGTCACTCGGGGGAAAGTGAACAGCCGTCACTCAACAGAAGGCGACGGAGCATCGACAACAACGCCGATGAACACCCGCACAACCTCCAAAGCATTATGGAACGATATGAACTACCATGTGCTCAATACGCAAGTCGAGACGATTCATTTCCCTCGAAACTTGGAGACTTGTGCGAACTTTTAAGCTTTGCAAGGTCTACGAAGTATAATGTTGGCCAAGAATCGGTAGGAAATGGCCACATTGCTGCTACGGTGACAAATGATAGTGTAACCCAAAAACATGCAG ATTTACCAGCTATCAatcatgaaaatgaaataaatagtgTCCAGAGACTATCCAAAAACAAGCAGCTGGATGAAGAATCAAAAATTGTTACTTCTGATGAAGTGAAATTAGAAGATCGCAGTGGAGGTGAAGACGAGGACATATTGCTTCAGACCATTTCATCCAGAATGTTTGGGCACAAGCGATCAAGGAAGACATATTCAGCACTGCTTTCTTTGTTCGACATTCCATTATCAAGTTCAGTTACTTTTAATAAAGGTAAGATCGTCATGAAAGATGATCCCGAAATTAAAATCACTCAGAACATAGACAATACTCAGAAAAGTATCGGAACAGACGTTGAAGTTTTAGGAGTTCCTTTCGGCCTCGAAGCATTTGTCGAGAAAGAAATCGTCACTGCATCTGAACATCCAAAAACATCACACAACGTGTCTTCCCAGATGTCAGCACAACCACTCCAGCCACGAAGCAGTACGTCCTCGGCAGACAGGCAGTCTCTTCAAAATCTGAATAAAGACAACGAAACGTTAGAACGAAAGGTGAGATCTGTGTTTTCACGCATTAAAGGTCATTTGACGAATGATCATCGTGAAAAACATTATCATGCCAATTTAGGTTTTATAGAAGTTGGCTTAGGGAAACATGTAAATCAAACCAATACGTACCAAGAGTTTGGAACTGCAGATGGACCTGAGTTAGGTGCAGTAATGGGGAGCGATGGATCGGACTTGAATCCTTACCCATATCCTGATCCTAAACCCAATGACCAACCAACAGTAGATACATTATGTTTAACTTGTAAAGTGACACAATTTTCAAAAGATTCTTCCCAGAGGTCATTAAACACACTCCAGCCACGAAGCAATACATCCTTGGCGGAAAgtaattttcttcaaaatctgACTAAAGACAACGAAACGTTAGAACGAAAGGTGAGATCTGTTTTTTCACACATTAAAGGTCATTTGACGAATAATCATCGTGAAAAACATTATCATGCCAATTTAGGTTTTATAGAAGCTGGCTTAGGGAAAGAAGTAAACCACACCAAAACGTACCGGGAGTTTCAAACTGTACATA